One window of the Acinetobacter equi genome contains the following:
- a CDS encoding amino acid ABC transporter permease produces MEFEFLFQPSHLERLMLGLWVTIKIALFSVVLSAILGTIFGVIMTSKNTVIKVLSRLYLEIIRVTPILVLLFVFYFGFATWFNWQFSAFWVCIFVFVLWGTAEMGDLVRAGISSIDKHQRDTALALGLNQTQVLTFVVFPQSLKRITPGAINLFTRMVKTSSLAVLIGVVEVLKVGQQIIENSLLIEPNASLWIYGLIFILYFIICYPLSLISRYLEKVWE; encoded by the coding sequence ATGGAATTTGAATTTTTATTTCAGCCTAGTCACCTTGAACGATTAATGCTCGGGCTTTGGGTTACGATTAAAATCGCCTTATTTTCGGTAGTACTTTCCGCAATTTTAGGTACGATTTTTGGTGTCATCATGACATCTAAAAATACAGTAATTAAAGTCCTATCTCGTCTTTATTTAGAGATTATTCGCGTTACACCTATTTTGGTTTTACTGTTTGTTTTCTATTTTGGGTTTGCTACATGGTTTAACTGGCAGTTCTCTGCCTTTTGGGTATGTATCTTTGTTTTTGTACTCTGGGGTACAGCTGAAATGGGGGACTTGGTTCGTGCAGGCATTAGTTCTATAGATAAACATCAGCGCGATACAGCACTTGCTTTGGGTCTAAATCAAACTCAAGTTCTTACTTTTGTTGTTTTTCCACAAAGCTTAAAACGAATTACACCCGGTGCAATTAACTTATTTACCCGAATGGTAAAAACAAGTTCATTGGCTGTATTGATTGGTGTTGTCGAGGTTTTAAAAGTTGGACAACAAATCATAGAAAATTCGTTGCTTATTGAACCGAATGCATCTTTATGGATTTATGGATTGATCTTTATTTTATATTTCATTATTTGTTATCCATTGTCTTTGATATCACGCTATTTAGAAAAAGTTTGGGAATAA
- the purB gene encoding adenylosuccinate lyase, whose product MNALTALSPLDGRYASKCDALRPFLSEFGLIHARVTVEVRWLQALANRPEITEVPAFSSETNAALDAIVANFSEENANRIKEIERTTNHDVKAVEYFLKEQIAHIDELKNAGEFIHFACTSEDINNLSHALMLKNGREVLVAAMQQIIDSIVALSEQHAEQPMLSRTHGQTASPTTLGKEMANVAYRLARQIKQFKQVELLGKINGAVGNYNAHYSAYPEINWPAHSQAFVESLGLQFNPYTTQIEPHDYMAELFDALRRFNTILIDFNRDVWGYISLGFFKQRLKEGEVGSSTMPHKVNPIDFENSEGNLGIANAVLAHLGEKLPVSRWQRDLTDSTVLRNMGVGFAQSLIAFEACSKGIGKLELNAQRILEDLDHAQEVLAEPIQTVMRRYAVEKPYEKLKALTRGQAMTREMMVNFVNGDELAAVPAEDRARLAEMTPATYTGNAATQAKQIKDLISKI is encoded by the coding sequence ATGAACGCTTTAACCGCACTTTCTCCATTAGATGGACGTTACGCTAGCAAATGTGATGCTTTACGCCCTTTCCTCTCTGAGTTTGGTTTAATCCATGCTCGTGTGACAGTTGAAGTGCGTTGGTTACAAGCGCTTGCAAACCGTCCAGAAATTACAGAAGTGCCTGCTTTTTCAAGTGAAACAAATGCTGCTTTAGATGCAATTGTTGCGAATTTCTCTGAAGAAAATGCCAACCGCATTAAAGAAATTGAACGTACAACAAACCATGACGTTAAGGCTGTTGAATACTTCCTTAAAGAACAAATTGCACATATTGATGAGCTTAAAAATGCAGGTGAATTTATTCACTTTGCTTGTACTTCTGAAGATATTAACAACTTGTCTCATGCTTTAATGTTAAAAAATGGTCGTGAAGTTTTAGTTGCTGCTATGCAACAAATCATTGACTCAATTGTTGCATTATCTGAACAGCATGCAGAACAACCAATGTTATCTCGTACACATGGTCAAACTGCAAGCCCAACAACTTTAGGTAAAGAAATGGCGAACGTGGCTTACCGCCTTGCACGTCAAATCAAACAATTCAAGCAAGTAGAACTTTTAGGTAAAATTAATGGTGCTGTAGGTAACTACAATGCACACTATTCTGCGTATCCAGAAATTAATTGGCCTGCTCACTCACAAGCATTTGTTGAATCTTTAGGTTTACAATTCAACCCATATACAACTCAAATTGAACCACATGACTACATGGCGGAACTTTTTGATGCACTTCGTCGTTTTAATACAATTTTAATCGACTTTAACCGTGATGTATGGGGTTATATCTCTTTAGGTTTCTTCAAACAACGCTTGAAAGAAGGTGAAGTTGGTTCTTCAACAATGCCTCACAAAGTTAACCCAATTGACTTTGAAAACTCTGAAGGTAACTTAGGTATTGCAAATGCAGTACTTGCACACCTTGGTGAAAAACTTCCTGTATCTCGCTGGCAGCGTGATTTAACTGACTCTACTGTGCTTCGTAACATGGGTGTTGGTTTTGCACAAAGCTTAATCGCATTTGAAGCTTGTTCTAAAGGTATTGGTAAACTTGAATTGAATGCTCAACGTATTCTTGAAGATTTAGACCACGCTCAAGAAGTTTTAGCTGAACCAATTCAAACTGTTATGCGTCGTTATGCCGTTGAAAAACCATACGAAAAATTAAAAGCACTTACTCGTGGTCAAGCAATGACACGTGAAATGATGGTGAACTTCGTAAATGGTGATGAACTTGCAGCTGTTCCTGCTGAAGATCGTGCACGTTTAGCAGAAATGACACCAGCAACTTATACTGGTAATGCAGCAACTCAAGCAAAACAAATTAAAGATTTAATTTCTAAAATCTAA
- the pstC gene encoding phosphate ABC transporter permease subunit PstC, producing MNLLLIGVLLALIAIAYQIGLATSRKLAGKGNNSAMLHSRPGYYGALVALWCGLPAILILLVWNIVEPMILQQVILNHVPEAIMASLDQADKEVLIDRVEAIASGFGVTDTPAVYEISAANQLSQLAMITSFAKFAIVICASLLGLVWAKKKVEKQYRARNQVEKIINVALALCSGVAILTTIGIVMSMFSEALRFFSFVSPLDFFFGTEWNPGFSTSGNAEGSYGLLPLLWGTLMVSGIALLVAVPVGLMIAIYLAEYASPKFRSWAKPAIEVLAGIPTIVYGVFALMIIGPFLKMLGALVGIDINATSALTAGLVMGIMIIPFVSSLSDDIITQVPRALRDGSLGLGATKSETIRQVVLPAALPGIIGAFLLAASRAIGETMIVVLAAGNSPLLHVNPLEAVSTVTITIVNQLTGDTDFASPQALVAFALGLTLFVITLGLNIVALYIVRKYREQYD from the coding sequence ATGAATCTGCTACTCATAGGTGTTCTACTGGCATTGATTGCCATTGCCTATCAAATTGGTTTAGCAACAAGCCGTAAATTAGCAGGCAAGGGAAATAATTCTGCAATGTTGCATTCACGCCCAGGTTATTATGGTGCGTTGGTTGCCTTGTGGTGTGGTCTTCCTGCTATTTTGATTTTATTGGTTTGGAATATTGTTGAACCAATGATTTTACAACAGGTCATACTTAATCATGTGCCTGAAGCTATTATGGCAAGCTTAGATCAAGCAGATAAAGAAGTTTTAATTGATCGAGTTGAAGCTATTGCTTCAGGTTTTGGTGTGACTGATACACCTGCTGTTTATGAAATATCTGCGGCAAATCAACTTTCTCAATTGGCAATGATTACCTCATTTGCCAAATTTGCTATTGTGATTTGCGCTTCATTATTAGGTTTAGTTTGGGCAAAGAAAAAAGTAGAAAAACAATATCGTGCCCGTAATCAAGTTGAAAAAATAATTAATGTGGCTTTAGCACTATGTTCAGGAGTGGCAATTTTGACCACGATTGGCATTGTGATGTCTATGTTTAGTGAAGCCTTAAGATTTTTTAGTTTTGTTAGCCCTTTAGATTTCTTCTTTGGTACAGAGTGGAATCCTGGTTTTAGTACCTCAGGAAATGCAGAAGGGAGTTATGGGTTACTTCCGTTACTTTGGGGAACACTCATGGTCAGTGGAATAGCACTTTTAGTGGCTGTTCCAGTTGGACTTATGATTGCCATTTATTTAGCAGAATACGCATCACCTAAATTTCGTTCTTGGGCAAAACCTGCTATTGAAGTATTAGCGGGTATTCCAACAATTGTATATGGCGTATTTGCTTTAATGATTATTGGCCCATTTCTAAAAATGTTGGGTGCTCTTGTTGGAATTGATATTAATGCGACAAGTGCTTTAACTGCGGGTTTAGTCATGGGAATTATGATTATTCCATTTGTATCTTCATTATCTGATGACATTATTACCCAAGTTCCTCGTGCATTAAGAGATGGCTCTTTGGGCTTGGGTGCAACAAAATCTGAAACAATTCGACAAGTCGTATTACCAGCGGCTTTACCAGGAATTATTGGTGCATTTTTATTGGCAGCATCACGTGCAATTGGTGAAACCATGATTGTGGTGTTAGCGGCAGGAAATAGCCCATTACTTCATGTAAATCCATTAGAAGCGGTTTCAACAGTAACGATTACGATTGTGAATCAATTAACTGGAGATACAGATTTTGCAAGCCCGCAAGCATTGGTGGCATTTGCTTTAGGATTGACCTTATTTGTAATTACCTTGGGTCTAAACATTGTGGCACTTTATATTGTGCGTAAATACCGTGAGCAATATGACTAA
- the pstB gene encoding phosphate ABC transporter ATP-binding protein PstB, whose translation MNMVTATETNSLKQDKSVNSEKIQSSSAESEKMASTSFISQFDTQPAMKKDIPTSNIKLSTSDVHVYYGESEAIKGIDLNIYENEVIAFIGPSGCGKSTFLRTLNRMNDTIDSCRVTGKVLLDQQDIYDPNLDVVLLRAQVGMVFQKPNPFPKSIFDNVAYGPKLHGLARDKYDLEEIVENSLRKAGLWDEVKYRLNQPGTGLSGGQQQRLCIARTIAVSPEVILMDEPCSALDPIATAKVEELISELSTQYTIAIVTHSMQQAARVSDRTAYFHLGDLIEVNATEKVFTQPDHQLTEAYITGRFG comes from the coding sequence ATGAATATGGTAACTGCAACAGAAACAAATTCCTTAAAACAGGATAAATCAGTGAATTCAGAAAAAATACAGTCAAGCTCTGCTGAATCTGAGAAAATGGCATCAACATCATTTATTTCTCAATTTGATACACAGCCAGCAATGAAAAAAGATATACCTACTTCAAATATCAAATTAAGTACTTCAGATGTGCATGTTTATTATGGGGAGTCTGAAGCGATTAAAGGCATAGATTTAAATATCTATGAAAATGAAGTGATTGCTTTTATTGGTCCATCAGGCTGTGGTAAATCAACATTTTTAAGAACATTGAATCGCATGAATGATACGATCGATTCATGTCGTGTGACTGGGAAAGTTTTGTTAGATCAACAAGATATATATGATCCTAATTTAGATGTAGTCTTGTTACGTGCTCAAGTAGGCATGGTTTTCCAAAAGCCAAATCCTTTTCCTAAGTCTATTTTTGATAATGTAGCTTATGGTCCAAAATTACATGGATTGGCACGTGATAAATATGATTTAGAAGAAATTGTTGAAAATAGTCTTCGTAAAGCGGGGCTATGGGATGAAGTAAAATATCGTTTAAATCAGCCAGGAACAGGACTTTCAGGTGGGCAGCAACAACGACTATGTATTGCACGTACAATTGCAGTGAGCCCTGAAGTAATTTTAATGGATGAGCCGTGCTCGGCATTAGATCCTATTGCAACAGCTAAAGTTGAAGAGCTAATTTCTGAACTTTCTACGCAATATACAATCGCAATTGTAACTCACTCAATGCAACAAGCAGCACGTGTTTCTGATCGAACTGCATATTTTCATTTAGGGGATTTAATTGAAGTAAATGCAACAGAAAAAGTATTTACTCAGCCAGATCATCAGCTTACGGAAGCCTATATTACGGGGCGCTTTGGTTAA
- a CDS encoding transporter substrate-binding domain-containing protein, with amino-acid sequence MELKKSLLLAVGIGISALGLTACNKNSDAQQQTSSIEQIKKNDVLRVAVFADNPPFGYVNSKGEHQGFDVEIAKKVAKDLLGDEKKIEYVVTEAANRVEFLKSGKVDVVLASFSVTPERKTVVDFAEPYLKASLGIVSPKSKPINSVTDLENKTLIVNRGSSSDSFFTKNYPKVKLLKFEQNTDAFNALKDGRGDAISQDSTYALAWAAENPNYTVGIPQIGNEDFIAPAVKKGNVELLNWLNTEMKQLRETGEIQKIYNQTLRPIYGDAVDAQIFLDVNGK; translated from the coding sequence ATGGAATTAAAAAAATCTCTCCTATTGGCAGTTGGTATTGGTATTTCTGCGTTAGGTTTAACAGCTTGTAATAAAAACTCAGATGCTCAACAACAAACATCTTCAATTGAACAAATTAAAAAGAATGATGTACTTCGTGTAGCAGTATTTGCAGATAATCCTCCTTTTGGTTATGTCAACAGTAAAGGTGAGCATCAAGGATTTGATGTTGAAATTGCTAAAAAAGTCGCAAAAGATTTATTGGGTGATGAAAAGAAAATTGAATACGTGGTGACTGAGGCTGCAAACCGTGTGGAGTTCCTTAAGTCAGGTAAGGTTGATGTTGTTTTAGCAAGTTTTTCTGTAACACCAGAACGTAAAACCGTTGTCGACTTTGCAGAACCTTATTTAAAAGCATCTTTAGGTATTGTGTCTCCTAAAAGTAAACCAATTAACTCAGTTACAGATTTAGAAAATAAAACGTTAATTGTGAATAGAGGTTCTAGTTCAGATAGTTTCTTTACGAAAAATTATCCAAAAGTAAAATTACTTAAATTTGAACAAAATACAGATGCATTTAATGCATTAAAAGATGGTCGTGGTGATGCAATTTCACAAGATTCGACTTATGCTTTAGCCTGGGCTGCTGAGAATCCAAACTATACCGTTGGTATTCCTCAAATTGGTAATGAAGACTTTATCGCACCTGCGGTAAAAAAAGGAAATGTTGAATTGCTTAATTGGTTGAATACAGAAATGAAGCAATTGAGAGAAACAGGTGAAATCCAAAAAATTTATAATCAAACATTACGACCAATTTATGGTGATGCTGTAGATGCTCAAATATTTTTAGATGTGAATGGTAAATAA
- the pstA gene encoding phosphate ABC transporter permease PstA, with protein MSTSNTNSLDQIDPEIAARLRDERKRKIESSLAKRHRKEKTFKWFGFSAVIAGLLFVVLLFGSILAKGLPAFWQYSVTVPVYFDPNVIQISGKPQQKEGESPVHFEERMIAWQTELGMVDWDLLLSQAIVKQDPKIANQQDELSSLYTSSETYKLRDMVMADPSLIGQVKEVTALVDANVDVWLSGNIDRTLADEQQQLSPEIRQLADELKAQGIIEKTFNTNLFVNPDSRSSPATSGLAGAFMGSLFMMLIVIIISIPIGVASAIYLEEFAPKNILTDIIEVNINNLAAVPSIVFGLLGAAIFIGWMHMPLSAPLVGGLVLSLMTLPTVIITTRASLKAVPPSIRQAALGLGASRLQTVFHHVLPLALPGILTGAIIGVAQALGETAPLLLIGMSAFVANVPATPLDQSTALPVQIFLWQGNELRNFFEGRTAAAIIVLLALMISLNSFAIWLRKKFEVRW; from the coding sequence ATGAGTACGAGTAATACAAATTCATTGGATCAGATTGATCCAGAGATTGCAGCTAGATTAAGAGATGAGCGTAAGCGAAAAATTGAAAGCTCATTAGCAAAGCGCCATAGAAAAGAAAAAACATTTAAATGGTTTGGTTTTTCTGCGGTAATTGCAGGGCTACTTTTTGTAGTATTACTTTTCGGTAGTATTTTAGCGAAAGGTTTACCCGCATTTTGGCAATATAGTGTCACGGTGCCAGTTTATTTTGATCCAAATGTTATTCAAATCAGTGGAAAACCACAGCAAAAAGAAGGTGAATCACCTGTACATTTTGAAGAGCGAATGATTGCTTGGCAAACTGAGCTTGGAATGGTGGATTGGGATTTATTATTAAGTCAGGCTATTGTTAAACAAGACCCGAAAATTGCCAATCAACAAGATGAATTATCGTCACTTTATACCAGTTCAGAAACTTATAAATTGCGTGACATGGTAATGGCAGATCCATCTCTGATTGGTCAAGTCAAAGAAGTGACAGCATTGGTTGATGCAAATGTTGATGTTTGGTTGTCGGGAAATATTGATCGTACATTAGCAGATGAGCAACAACAATTAAGCCCTGAAATTCGTCAATTAGCAGATGAATTAAAGGCACAAGGTATTATTGAAAAAACATTTAATACTAATTTATTTGTGAATCCAGATTCACGTAGTTCACCAGCAACATCAGGTTTAGCAGGTGCATTTATGGGGTCTTTATTTATGATGCTAATTGTCATCATAATTTCGATTCCAATTGGTGTTGCATCGGCAATTTATTTAGAAGAGTTTGCACCTAAAAATATTCTGACCGATATTATTGAAGTGAACATCAATAATCTTGCAGCAGTTCCCTCAATTGTATTTGGTTTATTAGGGGCAGCTATTTTTATCGGTTGGATGCATATGCCTCTATCTGCTCCATTGGTTGGTGGTTTAGTTTTGAGTTTAATGACATTACCTACAGTGATTATTACCACTCGAGCATCGTTAAAAGCAGTTCCACCATCAATTCGTCAAGCTGCATTGGGCTTAGGTGCATCACGTTTACAAACAGTTTTTCATCATGTTTTACCTTTGGCTTTGCCCGGTATTCTTACTGGTGCAATTATTGGTGTTGCACAGGCTTTGGGTGAAACAGCTCCTTTATTATTGATTGGTATGAGTGCATTTGTTGCAAATGTACCTGCTACACCACTTGATCAGTCTACGGCATTACCTGTGCAAATTTTCTTATGGCAGGGAAATGAATTACGTAACTTCTTTGAAGGTCGTACCGCAGCTGCAATTATTGTCTTACTGGCATTAATGATTAGTTTAAATAGTTTTGCAATTTGGTTGCGTAAAAAATTTGAAGTTCGTTGGTAG
- a CDS encoding DUF2238 domain-containing protein, translating into MNESQFTSKHFIVFGVLLFVALIASINPLEYTSYGLHQIGTVLMLMVLIMCFKKVGLSFNAFCLYILFLLIHILGAHYLYSYVPYSDWSMHLFGFNLDQSMGWTRNMYDRLVHISYGLFLYPFFYRLFQVWFPQISSTQRFWLVVQFVMATSLIYEWIEWLIAIGLSPEEAENYNGQQGDIWDAHKDILVATIGSMITGAFMLYQDKKKALK; encoded by the coding sequence ATGAATGAATCTCAATTTACTTCTAAACATTTTATTGTTTTTGGCGTACTCCTATTTGTTGCATTAATTGCCAGTATTAACCCACTTGAATATACATCATATGGATTACATCAAATTGGCACCGTACTCATGCTTATGGTTTTAATCATGTGTTTTAAAAAAGTTGGACTAAGTTTTAATGCATTCTGTTTGTATATCTTATTTCTTTTAATCCATATTTTAGGTGCACATTATTTATATTCCTATGTTCCTTATAGTGATTGGTCCATGCATTTATTTGGTTTTAACTTAGATCAAAGTATGGGCTGGACACGTAATATGTATGACCGTTTAGTCCATATTTCTTATGGTTTATTTCTTTATCCTTTCTTTTATCGCTTATTTCAAGTTTGGTTTCCGCAAATTTCATCCACTCAACGCTTTTGGCTGGTTGTGCAATTTGTTATGGCAACAAGTTTGATTTATGAATGGATTGAATGGTTAATTGCAATAGGTTTATCTCCTGAAGAAGCTGAAAATTATAATGGTCAACAAGGTGATATTTGGGATGCACATAAAGATATTCTAGTAGCAACAATCGGCTCTATGATTACAGGAGCTTTTATGCTTTATCAAGACAAGAAAAAAGCACTCAAATGA
- the sohB gene encoding protease SohB yields MLFHTTKFPAEIRIHHLNTRINDQRKKIAQSTASKFELLQLTQQLSKESRLRKKLNQKIYVLDFKGDTAASAVAQLREEITLILATAKAGKDKVVVRLESPGGMVHGYGLAAAQLVRLREAGFHLTICVDKVAASGGYMMACIGSEILAAPFAIVGSIGVVAQVPNFNRLLKQNNIDFELYTAGQYKRTVTMFGENTEEGKEKFEEELQQTHHLFKSFVEKYRPQLNVEKVATGEHWYGHDAQELNLVDRIQTSDEYILGLLAQHDVYVIETRKKPTLGEKLGIQAAQIADHIIPVVMNKLVETVLKTNSDVVQLRDPKL; encoded by the coding sequence ATGCTATTTCATACTACTAAATTTCCTGCAGAAATTCGTATTCATCATTTAAATACTCGAATTAATGATCAACGAAAAAAAATAGCACAATCAACCGCAAGCAAATTTGAACTTTTACAATTGACACAACAATTATCAAAAGAATCACGTCTACGTAAAAAATTAAATCAAAAAATTTATGTACTCGATTTTAAGGGTGATACAGCAGCATCTGCTGTGGCACAATTAAGAGAAGAAATTACACTTATTTTGGCAACCGCAAAAGCAGGTAAAGATAAAGTCGTAGTACGTTTAGAAAGTCCTGGTGGCATGGTACATGGCTATGGTCTAGCGGCAGCTCAACTTGTGCGTTTACGTGAAGCGGGTTTTCATCTCACCATTTGTGTAGATAAAGTTGCTGCAAGTGGCGGTTATATGATGGCATGCATCGGTTCTGAAATTTTAGCTGCACCGTTTGCAATTGTTGGCTCTATTGGTGTAGTTGCTCAGGTTCCAAATTTTAATCGTTTATTAAAACAAAATAATATTGATTTTGAGTTATATACTGCAGGTCAATATAAACGTACCGTTACTATGTTTGGTGAAAATACCGAAGAAGGTAAGGAAAAGTTTGAAGAAGAACTTCAACAAACTCATCATTTGTTTAAAAGTTTTGTAGAAAAATATCGTCCACAATTAAATGTTGAAAAAGTAGCGACTGGTGAACACTGGTATGGACACGATGCACAAGAGTTAAACTTAGTAGATCGTATTCAAACATCTGATGAATATATTTTAGGTTTATTAGCACAGCATGATGTTTATGTGATTGAAACACGTAAAAAGCCAACTTTAGGTGAGAAACTAGGTATACAAGCCGCTCAAATTGCAGATCATATTATACCTGTTGTAATGAATAAGTTGGTGGAAACTGTATTGAAAACCAATTCAGATGTTGTGCAATTAAGAGATCCAAAACTATAA
- a CDS encoding PstS family phosphate ABC transporter substrate-binding protein, translating into MRLKTIALMFTASGVLVSTAANAARDTIQIAGSSTVLPYASIVAEEFGNTFPQFKSPVVGSGGSSGGLKQFCNGVGDNTIDIANSSRKIKDTELAACKKAGVNQVLEVKIGYDGIVFASNAKKSAYKLRPQHVYAALAAELPSNGKMVPNPYTHWNQIDKALPNEPITLVIPASNHGTREVFQEKMVDAGCETYAAIKALDKDAQKKACSTFRKDGRVIEISGDYTETLARLKTSPSAVGVFGLGFYNQNKDKLRVATVNNVAPSEQTILNGSYPVSRPLYFYVKGEHLKSIKGLPQFTEYFLSKKVSGKGSKLDKAGLISLSDKERAQILANFKAGKAVK; encoded by the coding sequence CTGGAGTGCTTGTAAGTACAGCCGCAAATGCAGCACGTGATACTATTCAAATTGCTGGCTCATCAACAGTTTTACCTTATGCAAGTATTGTTGCTGAAGAGTTTGGTAATACATTTCCTCAGTTTAAATCACCTGTTGTTGGTTCTGGTGGTTCATCTGGTGGCTTAAAACAGTTTTGTAATGGTGTTGGTGATAACACAATAGATATCGCCAATTCATCTCGTAAAATTAAAGATACAGAATTAGCTGCTTGTAAAAAGGCTGGTGTAAATCAAGTTTTAGAAGTAAAAATTGGCTATGACGGCATTGTATTTGCCTCAAATGCAAAAAAATCTGCTTATAAATTACGCCCACAACATGTTTATGCAGCATTAGCAGCAGAATTACCATCAAATGGCAAAATGGTTCCGAACCCATATACACATTGGAATCAGATTGATAAAGCATTACCAAATGAACCAATTACCTTAGTCATTCCAGCATCAAACCATGGAACACGTGAAGTTTTCCAAGAAAAAATGGTTGATGCAGGATGTGAAACTTATGCTGCGATTAAAGCATTAGATAAAGATGCTCAAAAGAAAGCATGCTCAACATTTCGTAAAGATGGACGTGTTATTGAAATCTCAGGTGATTACACTGAAACTTTGGCACGTTTAAAAACATCACCAAGTGCTGTGGGTGTATTTGGTTTAGGTTTCTATAATCAAAATAAAGATAAATTACGTGTCGCAACAGTAAATAATGTTGCACCTTCAGAACAGACTATTTTAAATGGGTCATATCCTGTATCACGTCCATTGTACTTTTATGTCAAAGGTGAGCACTTAAAATCAATTAAAGGTTTACCACAATTTACTGAATACTTTTTAAGTAAAAAAGTTTCAGGTAAAGGTTCGAAATTAGATAAAGCAGGTTTAATTTCTTTATCAGATAAAGAACGTGCACAAATTTTAGCAAACTTTAAAGCTGGCAAAGCAGTAAAGTAA
- a CDS encoding amino acid ABC transporter ATP-binding protein, with protein sequence MSLLEIKNLKKSFGDTQILKNINLDVTEGEVVVILGPSGCGKSTLLRCINGLEPIQSGEIKLNGLGILGQDTQWTEVRQEIGMVFQNYELFGHMNIIDNILLGPLKAQKRTRAEAEKVADELLKRVGLFDRKLDYPRNLSGGQKQRIAIVRSLVMQPKVMLMDEITAALDPEMVREVLDVVLSLANEGMTMLIVTHEMGFAQKVADRIIFMDQGNIIEEAAPDQFFNQPKTERAKAFLNILSY encoded by the coding sequence ATGTCTTTACTTGAGATTAAAAATTTAAAAAAGTCATTTGGTGATACCCAAATTTTAAAAAATATTAATTTGGATGTGACTGAAGGTGAAGTTGTTGTAATTTTAGGACCTTCAGGTTGTGGCAAAAGTACATTATTACGTTGTATTAATGGGCTAGAACCGATTCAGTCTGGTGAGATCAAACTCAACGGTTTAGGCATTTTAGGTCAAGACACGCAATGGACTGAGGTTCGTCAAGAAATTGGTATGGTATTCCAAAATTATGAATTATTTGGACATATGAATATTATTGATAATATTTTATTAGGACCACTTAAGGCACAAAAAAGAACTCGAGCAGAAGCTGAAAAAGTTGCTGATGAGTTACTGAAACGAGTAGGTTTGTTTGATAGAAAGCTAGATTATCCACGTAATTTATCGGGTGGGCAAAAACAACGAATAGCTATTGTTCGTTCACTTGTTATGCAACCTAAAGTAATGTTGATGGATGAAATTACCGCAGCTTTAGATCCTGAAATGGTGAGAGAAGTATTGGATGTTGTACTTAGCTTAGCAAATGAAGGGATGACGATGTTAATTGTAACTCATGAAATGGGATTTGCTCAGAAAGTTGCTGATCGAATTATTTTTATGGATCAGGGCAATATTATTGAGGAAGCTGCGCCAGATCAATTTTTTAATCAACCGAAAACTGAACGTGCAAAAGCATTTTTAAATATTTTAAGTTATTAA
- a CDS encoding amino acid ABC transporter permease: MDWLYIWSVWPQFYAATITTLQISLISIFLSTLLGLIFSIILTYKVFILDKLVGCYIELSRNTPLLIQLLFLYYGLPKIGITLDGFTCGVIGLTFLGASYMAEVFRAGLQSVSKGQIDSAKSIGLNSLQIFRYVTFPQAMAISIPAIGANCLFLIKESSVLSAIAIAELLFVTKDLIGLDYKTTEALFLLICAYLIILLPVSALTSYLEYKSRKVSHGI; this comes from the coding sequence TTGGATTGGCTCTATATTTGGAGTGTTTGGCCGCAATTTTATGCTGCGACTATAACAACCCTACAAATTTCTCTTATCAGTATTTTTCTATCCACTTTATTGGGGCTGATTTTTAGTATTATTTTGACTTATAAGGTTTTTATTTTAGATAAATTGGTTGGTTGTTATATTGAGTTATCAAGAAATACCCCGTTATTGATACAACTTTTATTTTTGTATTATGGATTACCTAAAATTGGTATTACTTTAGATGGTTTTACTTGTGGGGTTATTGGTCTTACATTTTTAGGCGCAAGCTATATGGCAGAAGTATTTAGAGCTGGTTTGCAATCGGTTTCTAAAGGGCAAATAGATTCTGCAAAAAGTATTGGCTTAAATTCATTACAAATTTTCCGTTACGTTACTTTTCCTCAAGCAATGGCAATTTCAATTCCTGCAATTGGGGCAAATTGTCTATTCTTAATTAAAGAAAGTTCAGTATTGAGTGCAATTGCGATTGCAGAGCTTTTGTTTGTGACAAAAGATTTGATTGGTTTGGATTATAAAACAACAGAAGCACTCTTTTTATTAATTTGTGCATATCTGATTATTCTTCTTCCTGTATCCGCTTTAACGAGCTATTTAGAATATAAAAGTCGGAAGGTGAGTCATGGAATTTGA